The Candidatus Micropelagos thuwalensis genome has a window encoding:
- a CDS encoding potassium transporter TrkG — MSWGTIIFCLGWGGVLLSTTMLIPLGWAVFQTDNIYVGRFLISLMISSFISVAFVLVGKSKDVRPVQKSELFLISVFLYLYLPLLAALPFFSLGSNVGQSVGFWGAYFEAVSGLTTTGATIFKNPELVNESLLIWRSTLGWLGGVLILSLGVALMAPNGLFGINLKPLNIRQNANESLPHRLRRSFRYVLKPYLALTAIGIILLGLTGTELADTVSLTFNAVSTTGFSLSFTPLDGFLNSRAFAVLSLLMFVGSLSYPLLIAAQSFKVDTFKDDREIQDFVLTIIFLGLVLALFFPDNSLLVSITMAINMISTTAFVISDPAITTNYLPAAMFFLPVLIGGMTLSTAGGLKVLRFYLLIKRVTYEVVNLPYPNSVESMHYGGKFVSKETMASVWGLFLMYFIGFVGSFLILSFLTSDFESAWLLALALLNNAGGVIYMAGYFDLLMDMPPISHILMSIIMILGRLEFLVVLVILLPKLLIRGN, encoded by the coding sequence ATGTCCTGGGGAACAATTATATTCTGCTTGGGGTGGGGCGGTGTTCTACTTTCCACGACTATGCTTATTCCTCTTGGCTGGGCAGTATTTCAAACTGATAATATTTATGTTGGTCGGTTTCTGATTAGCCTTATGATTTCTAGTTTTATATCGGTTGCTTTTGTTTTGGTTGGTAAAAGCAAAGATGTCAGGCCCGTTCAAAAAAGTGAACTTTTTCTAATATCTGTTTTTCTGTATCTATATCTTCCCTTATTGGCCGCCCTTCCATTCTTTTCACTAGGGAGTAATGTTGGGCAGAGTGTTGGTTTCTGGGGAGCTTATTTTGAAGCTGTCTCCGGCCTCACAACAACCGGGGCAACAATATTTAAGAACCCTGAATTGGTAAATGAGTCGCTTTTAATCTGGCGTTCGACACTTGGTTGGTTAGGAGGTGTTCTTATCCTGTCGCTCGGTGTGGCGCTTATGGCGCCAAATGGTTTATTTGGTATTAATCTTAAGCCTTTAAATATTCGGCAAAATGCAAATGAGTCATTGCCTCATCGTTTGAGGCGATCTTTTCGATATGTCTTGAAGCCTTACCTTGCTCTGACAGCTATCGGTATAATTTTGTTGGGCTTAACCGGAACGGAGTTGGCTGATACGGTCTCTCTGACTTTCAATGCTGTATCAACAACAGGCTTTTCGTTGTCGTTTACCCCATTGGATGGTTTCCTGAATTCACGAGCTTTTGCAGTTCTAAGCTTGTTGATGTTTGTTGGAAGTCTCAGCTATCCTCTTTTAATTGCTGCACAATCTTTTAAAGTCGATACCTTCAAAGATGATAGAGAAATTCAGGATTTTGTCCTGACTATTATCTTTCTGGGCTTGGTGCTGGCTTTGTTTTTTCCAGATAATAGTTTGCTTGTCTCAATAACGATGGCAATCAATATGATCTCGACGACTGCGTTTGTAATTTCTGACCCGGCTATCACCACAAATTATTTACCGGCTGCCATGTTTTTCTTACCCGTCTTAATTGGTGGCATGACACTTTCAACCGCTGGGGGATTGAAGGTCTTACGTTTTTATCTTTTGATTAAACGTGTCACCTATGAGGTTGTTAACTTGCCATATCCGAATTCAGTTGAGTCGATGCATTATGGTGGGAAGTTTGTCAGTAAAGAAACGATGGCCTCTGTTTGGGGCTTGTTTTTAATGTATTTTATCGGTTTTGTCGGTAGTTTTTTAATTTTGTCTTTTCTGACAAGTGATTTTGAAAGTGCCTGGTTGCTGGCGCTTGCGCTGCTGAATAATGCAGGGGGTGTTATTTATATGGCGGGGTATTTTGATTTATTGATGGATATGCCTCCAATTAGCCATATTTTAATGTCAATCATCATGATACTAGGAAGGCTAGAGTTTCTTGTCGTTCTTGTAATTTTACTGCCAAAACTTTTAATTCGCGGAAATTAA
- the hfq gene encoding RNA chaperone Hfq produces the protein MSEKNLQDSFLNHVRKNRMPLTIFLVNGVKLQGVVTWFDNFCMLLARDGHSQLVYKHAISTIMPTQPIEIFEADQGDEVPREE, from the coding sequence ATGTCTGAGAAAAACCTTCAAGACTCTTTCTTAAATCATGTTCGTAAAAATCGTATGCCACTGACTATTTTCTTGGTCAATGGCGTCAAACTACAAGGTGTTGTCACATGGTTTGACAACTTTTGTATGTTATTAGCTCGTGATGGTCATTCACAGCTTGTCTATAAACATGCAATATCAACAATAATGCCTACCCAGCCGATAGAAATTTTTGAAGCTGATCAGGGTGATGAAGTCCCTAGAGAAGAATAA
- a CDS encoding NADP-dependent oxidoreductase: protein MQLNTQIKLAETPTGTPEPKHFAVHNEAIPDIENGEFLSKTLYLSLDPYMRGQIAGRHISGRVDPGDILRGEAICEVIDTKHPEFAVGDIVSYFAGWQKFSKSDGQQVSKIDSRITPSSLALGILGMPGLTAYAGLIDLGEPKAGDVLVVSAATGGVGSMVGQIGKIKGCRVVGIAGSAEKCKWAVENANFDVCLNYREDDLPTALDKACPDGIDIYFDNVGGEILETVMEKLSLGARVILCGLMAQYNQDERLPGTNPANIIRSRATVRGMVVYDHFHKQKDFVEDVLNWLDDGLITYREDVSEGIENAAESFCRLMKGQNFGKTIIKVA from the coding sequence ATGCAACTTAATACTCAAATTAAACTCGCAGAAACACCTACTGGAACACCTGAGCCGAAGCACTTTGCTGTTCATAATGAGGCTATTCCAGATATTGAAAATGGTGAATTTCTCAGTAAAACCCTTTATCTCTCCTTAGACCCATATATGAGGGGGCAAATTGCCGGCCGTCATATATCCGGAAGAGTTGATCCTGGCGATATTTTGCGCGGTGAAGCTATCTGTGAAGTAATCGATACCAAACATCCGGAATTTGCTGTTGGTGATATTGTTTCCTATTTTGCTGGCTGGCAAAAATTCAGTAAGAGCGATGGTCAACAAGTATCAAAGATTGACTCACGAATAACGCCTTCCTCTCTAGCATTAGGTATTCTTGGGATGCCCGGACTTACTGCTTATGCAGGGTTGATAGATTTAGGAGAACCAAAAGCGGGAGACGTGCTCGTCGTATCTGCGGCTACAGGTGGCGTCGGCTCTATGGTCGGTCAAATCGGAAAAATAAAAGGGTGCCGCGTTGTCGGCATTGCAGGTAGCGCAGAAAAATGCAAATGGGCTGTTGAGAACGCTAACTTTGATGTCTGCCTTAATTACCGTGAAGATGATTTGCCCACAGCTTTGGATAAAGCCTGCCCGGATGGTATCGATATTTATTTCGATAATGTTGGCGGTGAGATACTTGAAACCGTTATGGAAAAATTATCTTTGGGTGCGCGTGTAATTCTTTGCGGCCTTATGGCGCAATATAATCAGGATGAACGCCTTCCCGGCACCAACCCAGCAAATATTATTCGCAGTCGGGCAACGGTTCGAGGCATGGTTGTTTACGACCATTTTCACAAACAGAAAGATTTTGTGGAGGATGTCTTAAACTGGCTGGATGACGGACTTATCACCTATCGAGAAGATGTCTCCGAAGGAATTGAAAACGCAGCTGAAAGTTTCTGTCGCCTCATGAAAGGACAGAATTTTGGGAAAACAATTATCAAAGTCGCTTAA
- a CDS encoding D-amino-acid transaminase has translation MTRIAYVDGAYLPFDQAGVHIEDRGYQFADGVYEVFALIDGQMLDVEAHLERLDLSLQKINLASPVSKSALLVILKETIRANNIKDGLVYMQITRGRAARNHAYPVTPQPVLSVTVRPINETHRRHVAEAGIKVISIEDQRWKRCDIKSISLLPNVMAKQAAVEAGAQEAWMIDGEGFVTEGASTTAWIVDKAGKLRTRPLANDILDGITRQMLLSLINELKLELDEVPFTLDEAYSSKEAFSTASSLIVMPVVDIDGHEIGNGKPGKITTQLIHNYKISNN, from the coding sequence ATGACCCGAATTGCTTATGTTGACGGTGCTTATCTTCCCTTTGATCAGGCAGGGGTGCATATTGAAGACCGTGGTTATCAGTTTGCAGATGGTGTTTATGAGGTGTTCGCACTAATTGACGGGCAAATGCTGGATGTGGAAGCGCATTTAGAACGCCTTGATTTATCGCTTCAGAAAATCAATCTTGCCTCTCCAGTTTCCAAGTCGGCCTTGCTGGTTATTTTAAAGGAAACGATACGCGCAAATAATATTAAGGACGGTTTGGTTTATATGCAGATAACAAGGGGAAGGGCGGCGCGTAATCATGCATATCCGGTGACCCCACAGCCTGTTTTAAGTGTTACCGTAAGACCAATAAATGAAACTCACCGTCGCCATGTCGCAGAGGCGGGGATTAAAGTTATCAGTATTGAGGATCAGAGATGGAAGCGGTGTGATATTAAATCCATTTCCCTTTTGCCAAATGTAATGGCGAAGCAGGCTGCAGTTGAAGCCGGCGCACAAGAAGCTTGGATGATTGACGGGGAAGGATTTGTTACTGAAGGGGCGTCAACAACTGCCTGGATTGTTGATAAAGCTGGCAAGTTAAGAACCCGTCCACTTGCGAATGACATTCTGGATGGTATCACGCGGCAAATGCTTCTTTCACTTATAAATGAATTGAAACTTGAACTGGATGAGGTGCCGTTTACCCTTGATGAAGCATATTCTAGTAAAGAGGCCTTCTCTACGGCTTCAAGTTTGATCGTCATGCCGGTTGTTGATATTGACGGTCACGAGATTGGGAATGGGAAGCCGGGGAAAATCACAACTCAATTAATACATAATTATAAAATATCAAATAACTGA
- a CDS encoding carboxymuconolactone decarboxylase family protein codes for MSRISPVILSDLTSDMQNILSAVEIKMGFMPNDALLMAHKPDVMLAFGNLVQAVYDEQSEISPVLKRLIGLVTSHAAGCRYCQAHTAHAALNHDIDDAKLEALWEYETSPLYSDAERAALRLAQAAGMSPAYVSEDIFTELNSHFSNSQIVEIVATISLFGFLNKWNSVFETEIESLPKAVLDKYFPH; via the coding sequence ATGAGCCGTATTTCGCCAGTAATTTTGTCCGACTTGACTTCTGATATGCAAAATATTTTATCTGCCGTAGAAATCAAAATGGGATTTATGCCAAATGATGCCCTTCTTATGGCGCATAAGCCTGATGTGATGTTGGCTTTCGGCAATTTGGTTCAAGCAGTTTATGATGAACAAAGCGAGATTTCACCAGTTTTAAAGCGACTTATCGGGCTGGTAACCAGTCATGCTGCTGGTTGTAGATATTGCCAAGCCCACACGGCGCATGCCGCCTTAAACCATGACATTGATGATGCAAAGCTGGAGGCTCTATGGGAATACGAAACATCTCCTCTTTACTCGGACGCTGAAAGGGCAGCCCTACGGCTCGCTCAAGCTGCCGGTATGTCGCCGGCTTATGTGTCTGAGGACATATTCACAGAGTTAAATTCACATTTCTCTAATAGTCAGATTGTTGAAATTGTTGCGACTATCAGTCTTTTCGGATTTTTGAATAAATGGAATTCTGTGTTTGAGACAGAAATAGAATCTTTACCAAAAGCGGTGCTAGACAAATATTTCCCGCATTAA
- the trkA gene encoding Trk system potassium transporter TrkA: MRVIICGAGQVGFGIARHLAAEGNDVTVVDRSSELIQRINNTLDVRALVGHGSHPQVLEDAGAEGADILIAVTASDEVNMVACQVALSLFSVPKRIARIRDQKYLEKEWKDLFSREELPVDVIISPERAVADQVMRRLEIPGAYDTASFGNKNIQFLAINLDENCPVLETPLKQLTDLFPDLQATVIAVKRDGKLFVPKSDDLMMAGDSAFLVTASEDCDRTMTIFGHEEQEARNLIIVGGGNIGYHVARQLEKNGVRNSVRLIENSEIRARNIAETLSDSTVLLGSGLEPDILSEAGVRDAEILLALTNDDQVNLLTTMLARNEGCERALCLINNTSFLPLGQSIGLDISINPRAITVSSVLQHIRKGHVLAVHTIEDGEAEIIEAEVLETSAFVGQKLRQLNLPDTMRIGAIYRNDEVMMPRGNFEFKVGDRIVLFVLTDAVNEAENFFSVGLEYF; this comes from the coding sequence ATGCGCGTAATAATATGTGGTGCCGGGCAGGTGGGTTTTGGTATTGCCCGGCATCTGGCTGCAGAAGGTAATGATGTCACAGTTGTTGACAGATCTTCGGAGCTTATCCAGCGTATAAATAATACACTAGATGTGCGTGCTCTTGTCGGTCACGGCTCCCATCCTCAAGTGCTTGAAGATGCAGGTGCTGAGGGTGCGGATATTCTTATAGCCGTGACCGCCTCTGATGAGGTGAATATGGTGGCCTGTCAGGTTGCCTTATCGCTTTTTTCTGTTCCAAAACGTATTGCGCGTATTCGTGACCAAAAATACCTTGAAAAAGAATGGAAGGATTTATTCAGCCGGGAGGAGCTTCCTGTTGATGTGATTATTTCTCCAGAACGCGCGGTCGCCGATCAAGTCATGCGGCGTCTAGAGATTCCGGGTGCTTATGACACAGCGAGTTTTGGCAATAAAAATATTCAGTTTCTTGCCATTAATCTTGATGAGAACTGTCCTGTTCTTGAAACCCCGTTAAAACAATTAACCGATCTTTTTCCGGATCTGCAGGCGACAGTAATTGCGGTGAAACGGGATGGAAAATTATTTGTTCCGAAAAGTGATGATTTGATGATGGCCGGGGACAGTGCATTTTTGGTGACTGCATCGGAAGATTGTGATCGGACGATGACCATATTTGGTCATGAGGAACAAGAGGCACGAAATCTGATTATCGTCGGCGGGGGTAATATTGGTTATCACGTTGCCCGCCAACTTGAAAAAAATGGTGTGCGCAATTCAGTACGCCTTATAGAAAATAGTGAAATACGCGCACGGAATATTGCCGAGACCTTAAGTGATAGCACTGTACTGCTCGGTAGTGGCCTTGAGCCGGATATTCTGTCTGAAGCCGGCGTTAGGGATGCCGAGATTCTTTTGGCACTGACTAATGATGATCAGGTTAATCTCCTGACAACAATGCTGGCGCGAAATGAGGGGTGTGAGCGCGCGCTTTGCCTGATTAACAACACGTCTTTTTTACCTCTTGGGCAATCTATTGGTCTGGATATTTCCATTAACCCACGCGCGATAACTGTTTCGTCTGTTCTTCAGCATATACGGAAAGGGCATGTACTTGCCGTTCACACAATTGAAGACGGCGAAGCGGAAATCATTGAGGCAGAGGTGTTGGAAACATCTGCTTTTGTCGGTCAGAAATTGCGTCAATTAAATTTGCCGGACACGATGCGCATCGGCGCAATATACCGGAATGATGAGGTGATGATGCCAAGAGGCAATTTCGAATTTAAAGTCGGTGATAGAATTGTACTTTTTGTTTTGACCGACGCAGTGAACGAAGCTGAAAACTTCTTTAGCGTCGGGCTGGAATATTTCTAA
- a CDS encoding FAD-binding oxidoreductase, which yields MTTETLIASLTQKLGQEHVITDENELTYYGQDVFSEANKPLAVIRPGNKKELAETIGMVTEHDIAILPRGGGMSYTSGYLSNRQSVMVDMCRMTDIIEINLEDMYVTVEAGCRWVDLYEALKDKNVKTPMWGTLSGLKASIGGGASQNSVFFGSGQNGAMSDSIIGMEVVTSDGKIVITGSGAIENGTPFFRHFGPDLTGLFTGDTGALGVKATLTLKLVPDRPEKRFVSFNFDDHSGMLKAIADVARENLASECFGFDPFLQQQRMKRESLAKDIKTLGKVIGSEKGFTSKLKSAAEVVIAGRDYMKETSFSFHAVVSEMTDVQADKHLNRIREIANLHGGIEVANSIPKIIHAHPFVPLNNMIGPEGERWVPVHCLVPHSKAIDLFEAIEDYFESKQDVMEKYKIEAGHLILNIGNSATLLEPVFFWPDELMEFHHRNVEEDVLERISGFEADEAAREVVVELRDGLLDVFADYGATHFQIGRTYRYSKNIKPETLDLITGIKNVIDPKGLMNPGSLGLG from the coding sequence ATGACCACTGAGACTTTAATTGCGTCGCTGACACAAAAACTCGGTCAGGAACATGTCATTACAGATGAAAACGAACTTACCTATTATGGTCAGGATGTTTTTTCTGAAGCTAATAAACCATTAGCCGTTATTAGACCCGGCAATAAGAAAGAACTTGCTGAAACGATTGGTATGGTCACGGAACATGATATTGCCATTCTGCCTCGGGGTGGGGGAATGTCATATACGTCCGGTTATTTAAGTAATCGCCAGAGCGTAATGGTCGATATGTGCCGCATGACCGATATTATCGAAATTAATCTGGAAGATATGTATGTAACGGTGGAAGCTGGTTGCCGTTGGGTAGATTTATATGAGGCCTTAAAAGATAAAAATGTCAAAACACCAATGTGGGGAACACTGTCTGGTCTGAAAGCCAGTATTGGCGGCGGGGCTTCACAAAATTCTGTATTTTTCGGTAGCGGTCAGAATGGCGCGATGTCTGACAGTATTATTGGGATGGAAGTTGTAACCTCTGATGGTAAAATCGTAATAACAGGGAGTGGCGCTATCGAAAATGGCACCCCCTTTTTCCGCCATTTTGGTCCTGATCTGACAGGGTTGTTCACCGGTGATACAGGTGCGTTGGGTGTTAAGGCAACACTCACGCTAAAACTTGTTCCCGATCGGCCTGAAAAGCGCTTTGTTTCATTTAATTTTGACGATCACTCAGGAATGTTGAAAGCGATTGCTGATGTGGCGCGAGAAAATTTGGCTTCCGAATGTTTTGGTTTCGACCCGTTTCTTCAACAACAGCGAATGAAACGAGAGTCCCTAGCCAAAGATATTAAAACTCTTGGCAAAGTCATTGGTTCTGAAAAAGGTTTCACAAGTAAGCTCAAGTCAGCCGCTGAGGTTGTTATTGCTGGACGGGATTATATGAAGGAAACATCTTTTTCTTTTCATGCGGTTGTTTCTGAAATGACGGACGTTCAGGCTGATAAGCACTTAAATCGCATCAGAGAAATAGCTAACCTTCATGGCGGAATAGAAGTTGCAAATTCAATTCCTAAAATTATCCATGCCCATCCATTTGTGCCGCTTAATAATATGATCGGGCCAGAGGGGGAGCGCTGGGTACCAGTTCATTGTCTGGTACCGCACTCTAAGGCGATAGACTTGTTTGAGGCAATTGAAGATTATTTTGAGTCCAAACAGGACGTTATGGAAAAGTATAAAATTGAAGCCGGTCATCTCATTCTGAATATTGGCAATAGTGCGACACTCTTAGAACCAGTCTTTTTCTGGCCTGATGAACTGATGGAGTTTCATCATAGAAATGTTGAAGAGGATGTGCTTGAACGTATTTCCGGTTTTGAAGCAGATGAAGCTGCGCGTGAAGTTGTCGTTGAGTTGCGCGATGGCTTATTAGATGTCTTTGCTGACTATGGTGCTACCCATTTCCAGATTGGCAGAACATATCGTTACTCGAAGAATATTAAGCCGGAAACGTTAGACCTGATAACAGGTATCAAGAACGTGATTGATCCCAAAGGATTAATGAATCCAGGGTCTTTGGGTCTCGGTTAA
- the mazG gene encoding nucleoside triphosphate pyrophosphohydrolase, which produces MTKATSIDRLRDILKALRTPETGCPWDLKQNFKSIAAYTIEEAYEVVDAIERDDMDDLKDELGDLLLQVVFHAQMAEEAGLFNFDDIAHAVSDKMQRRHPHVFADETVKSAEDVKNSWEVVKAKEKEAKLGSMPQSLLDDIPITLPGMTRSVKLQKRAAQVGFDWPVISQVFDKLDEELGELREEIEQNGATDRLLDEMGDVMFVIANLARHLKVDPEQAARAGNQKFTSRFIDMEKQAQTLDKDMSKLTLAELEAMWQSAKTKDL; this is translated from the coding sequence ATGACAAAAGCTACCAGCATAGATAGGCTTCGCGATATTTTAAAAGCTCTACGTACGCCCGAAACTGGCTGTCCATGGGATTTAAAGCAAAACTTTAAGTCTATCGCCGCCTATACCATCGAAGAAGCCTATGAAGTCGTCGATGCTATTGAGCGTGATGATATGGATGATTTGAAAGATGAACTTGGTGATTTACTTCTACAAGTTGTTTTTCATGCACAAATGGCAGAAGAAGCCGGATTATTTAACTTTGACGATATTGCACATGCCGTTTCCGATAAGATGCAGCGCCGTCATCCTCATGTTTTTGCTGATGAAACTGTTAAATCTGCAGAAGACGTCAAAAACAGTTGGGAAGTCGTTAAAGCTAAAGAAAAAGAGGCTAAATTAGGATCCATGCCTCAATCTCTTCTGGACGATATACCCATCACCCTACCCGGCATGACAAGATCCGTTAAATTACAAAAACGCGCGGCCCAAGTCGGATTTGACTGGCCTGTAATTTCACAGGTTTTTGATAAGCTGGATGAAGAACTGGGCGAATTACGTGAAGAGATCGAACAAAATGGTGCAACAGATAGGTTATTAGATGAAATGGGTGATGTCATGTTCGTCATCGCCAATTTAGCGCGTCACTTAAAGGTTGATCCAGAACAAGCTGCCCGCGCCGGAAATCAAAAATTTACCAGCCGTTTCATAGATATGGAAAAACAAGCTCAAACCCTAGATAAAGATATGAGCAAGCTTACACTGGCCGAATTGGAGGCCATGTGGCAATCAGCTAAAACAAAAGACTTATAG
- a CDS encoding sigma-54-dependent transcriptional regulator: protein MTGDVLIVDDERDICELVSGILSDSGYATRTASDSDTALNEIAKRCPSLVLLDIWLQGSRLDGLEVLKLLKERLPNLPVVIISGHGNLETAVSAIKIGAYDYIEKPFKSDRLLLVIQRAIENSKLKRENSELRRKTGQYELIGDSIAVQKLRSSINKVGPTNSRVLITGPSGSGKELVARALHKNSERAAAPFVAINAAILEPENMEYVLFGRIENGDVMPGLLEQAHGGTLYIDEVGEMPLDTQGKILRVLTEQKFVRLGGGPNVSVDIRVMSSSSRDLNNHISKGLFREDLYHRLNVVPIEVPSLAQRREDIGMLVDNFVDYLVNSSGFAPRKIAPDALAVMQSHAWPGNVRQLRNCVENMLISAADSEHDTITADMLPADILSATKLNIEESDSTHIMTLQLREAREIFEKQYLLAQIDRFGGNISKTAEFVGMERSALHRKLKTLGVNPTKRLKPA from the coding sequence ATGACAGGGGATGTTTTAATTGTTGATGATGAGCGTGATATTTGTGAACTCGTGTCCGGGATTTTATCGGACTCGGGATATGCGACCCGTACGGCGTCGGATAGTGATACGGCTTTAAATGAAATTGCCAAACGCTGTCCGTCTCTCGTTTTGCTGGATATCTGGCTACAGGGGAGCAGACTTGACGGTCTTGAGGTGCTTAAGTTGCTTAAAGAGCGTCTGCCAAACTTACCGGTTGTTATAATCAGTGGTCACGGCAATCTTGAAACGGCGGTCAGTGCGATCAAGATTGGGGCTTATGATTATATCGAAAAACCGTTCAAATCTGACCGGCTTTTGTTGGTCATTCAAAGGGCAATAGAAAACTCTAAGCTCAAAAGAGAAAATTCCGAATTGCGTCGCAAAACGGGACAATATGAGCTTATTGGTGACTCTATAGCTGTTCAGAAACTTAGAAGTTCCATTAACAAAGTTGGCCCGACAAATAGCCGGGTTTTGATTACTGGGCCATCCGGTTCTGGTAAGGAGCTTGTTGCGCGTGCGTTACATAAAAATTCGGAACGCGCTGCGGCGCCATTTGTGGCAATTAATGCTGCCATTCTTGAGCCGGAAAATATGGAATATGTTCTTTTTGGACGTATTGAAAATGGGGATGTAATGCCAGGTCTGCTCGAGCAGGCGCATGGTGGCACACTCTATATTGATGAGGTCGGTGAGATGCCGCTTGATACACAAGGCAAAATCTTACGGGTCTTAACTGAACAAAAATTCGTCCGTCTTGGTGGCGGCCCGAATGTTTCAGTTGATATCAGGGTGATGTCGTCAAGTTCCAGAGATTTGAATAATCATATTTCTAAGGGGTTGTTTAGAGAAGACCTTTATCACCGATTAAATGTCGTGCCGATTGAAGTGCCTTCTTTGGCGCAAAGGCGTGAAGATATTGGCATGCTGGTTGACAATTTTGTTGACTATCTTGTCAATAGTTCAGGCTTTGCCCCGCGCAAAATTGCACCTGATGCGTTGGCGGTCATGCAATCTCATGCCTGGCCTGGAAATGTTCGTCAACTGAGAAACTGTGTTGAGAATATGCTAATTTCTGCGGCTGATAGTGAGCATGATACCATCACTGCTGATATGTTGCCGGCTGATATTCTTTCGGCGACTAAACTCAATATTGAGGAAAGTGACAGCACGCATATTATGACGCTTCAATTGCGTGAAGCCAGAGAGATATTTGAAAAACAATATCTCTTGGCGCAAATAGACAGATTTGGTGGGAATATATCGAAAACCGCTGAATTTGTAGGTATGGAGCGTTCGGCTCTTCATCGTAAACTTAAAACACTTGGGGTGAATCCAACCAAACGCCTTAAACCGGCCTAA
- a CDS encoding MFS transporter, producing MASTQIHHQEKSEEHIYPPISYGWYVTILLTIIYILSFVDRQILSLLVEPIKNDMDLSDTQIGLLMGASFAIFYSTMGLPLGWLADNMPRKYLLGAGLAIWSAATALSGFAQSFRHLFIARILVGAGEATLGPCAISLISDVMPPAQRARAIAVYSSALSFALAIAYLLGGQIMKFADGLDLSFIPFMADLRSWQLVLIIVGSPGLLIALLVLTLKEPNRQYIQKNPFKGFDSIKRTFAYFGDNKNLFLKLFILPVTMTIITYSHNFIPSLFQREYGWSPVTLSVYIGTIIGLVGPCSTFFGGWLIDKMHSKGIDDAGIIIMRIGGIIMVPTCIAMPLMPSPQLALFVYGLSLCGVTLITVSAWSSILRIVPPELRGQATAIYLMVISMFGLMLGPTLVGVFNDFVFVGSDRLDLSMAMVSAIFGTLSLIMLPNIVKTYRAAIGIN from the coding sequence ATGGCAAGCACCCAAATCCACCATCAAGAAAAATCAGAAGAACATATTTATCCCCCGATTTCCTATGGATGGTATGTAACCATACTTTTGACGATAATTTATATTTTGTCATTCGTGGACAGGCAGATACTCAGTTTACTTGTTGAACCCATTAAAAATGACATGGATTTGTCAGATACTCAGATTGGTCTGCTCATGGGTGCCTCATTTGCGATATTTTATTCAACCATGGGGTTACCCCTCGGTTGGCTGGCAGATAATATGCCGCGTAAATATCTTCTGGGCGCGGGTCTCGCTATCTGGTCGGCGGCAACTGCGCTCTCAGGATTCGCACAAAGCTTTAGGCATTTATTCATAGCTCGTATTTTGGTTGGGGCTGGTGAGGCCACGCTTGGCCCATGCGCCATTTCCTTGATCAGCGATGTCATGCCGCCAGCCCAACGTGCACGTGCAATTGCTGTATATTCGAGCGCTTTATCCTTTGCTCTGGCCATTGCGTATCTGCTTGGAGGGCAAATCATGAAATTTGCAGACGGTCTTGATCTGTCCTTCATCCCCTTTATGGCGGATTTAAGGTCATGGCAACTCGTTCTTATTATTGTTGGCTCACCCGGTCTTCTGATTGCACTGCTCGTGCTGACGCTTAAAGAACCAAATCGCCAATATATTCAAAAAAATCCCTTCAAAGGTTTCGACTCAATTAAACGAACCTTCGCCTATTTCGGAGATAATAAAAACCTATTCTTAAAGCTCTTTATTCTTCCAGTCACTATGACAATAATCACCTATAGCCATAATTTTATCCCGTCACTTTTCCAGCGCGAATATGGCTGGAGTCCCGTAACGCTGAGCGTTTATATCGGGACAATTATTGGACTGGTAGGCCCTTGCTCCACTTTCTTTGGTGGATGGCTGATAGATAAAATGCATAGTAAAGGCATTGATGATGCAGGCATTATCATTATGCGTATTGGCGGTATTATTATGGTTCCCACCTGTATTGCTATGCCGCTTATGCCATCTCCACAACTGGCACTCTTTGTTTATGGTCTCTCTTTATGTGGTGTCACACTTATAACCGTTTCGGCTTGGAGTAGTATTCTCAGAATCGTCCCTCCTGAATTAAGGGGACAGGCAACCGCCATATACCTTATGGTGATCAGTATGTTCGGTCTCATGTTAGGCCCAACACTTGTAGGTGTGTTCAATGATTTTGTTTTTGTGGGAAGTGACCGATTAGATTTGTCCATGGCAATGGTGTCTGCCATTTTTGGCACGCTCTCTCTGATTATGTTGCCAAATATCGTAAAAACCTATCGTGCGGCTATTGGCATCAATTGA